A genomic region of Lachnoclostridium edouardi contains the following coding sequences:
- a CDS encoding methylglyoxal synthase yields the protein MDFLTMTIVKQKNIALIAHDSKKHELIQWCEANKEILKGHFLCGTGTTARMITEYTGLPVKGYNSGPLGGDQQIGAKIVEGRIDFVIFFSDPLTAQPHDPDVKALLRIAQVYDIPIANNKATADFMITSKFMDSEYEHRIINFHQNIKERANTL from the coding sequence ATGGATTTTTTAACAATGACAATCGTCAAACAGAAAAATATAGCATTAATTGCCCATGACAGTAAAAAGCATGAGCTGATTCAGTGGTGCGAAGCAAATAAAGAAATTCTGAAGGGACATTTTCTCTGTGGAACAGGTACCACAGCCCGTATGATTACAGAGTACACAGGACTTCCTGTAAAAGGTTACAACAGCGGACCTTTAGGTGGAGATCAGCAGATCGGCGCAAAGATTGTAGAGGGGAGAATAGATTTTGTGATTTTCTTTTCTGATCCTCTCACAGCTCAGCCCCATGACCCTGACGTAAAAGCCCTGCTGCGCATCGCCCAGGTATACGATATCCCAATTGCCAACAACAAAGCTACAGCGGACTTTATGATTACCTCTAAGTTTATGGATTCTGAGTATGAGCACAGGATTATTAACTTTCACCAGAATATTAAGGAGCGGGCCAACACTTTGTAA